ACCTTGGTCAATTTCATCCGTAGGCCTTTAATTTTTGGTCCTTTCTtgtattttggattttttggttttttatgtaaaactattttaattcaatatgtgTAAAAGCCAGAAATATTGTTGAGAATGTGTTTTTTAGtagatatcattttttgtatttttcagtatttaccACACAAATAAATCGACAGACCATTGGGCAGTTGACTTTGTTCTTTGTTGTTTACTGATGGTATTGTCATTGGTTCTACTCGCTGGCCCCAACGATTATCACATCATAGTGCGGTCCGGTACAGTAAATAACCATGCTCAGGTTACATGCAAGCCGAGTAGCTGTGTATCATCACACTAGTAACTGTGTATCATCACAAGTAACTGTGTATCATCACAAGTAACTGTGTATCATCACGTTTATATGGAAATATTATTCCCGCATGGAAACAAGAAGTGTCAGAAGACAAACACCTAAAGCCATGGAATTGTATGAACAATGTAGTAAAGAACTGTTTGGCAAATATAACAGATCTGTAAGAGCTTTAGAAGAATATATCTCAGGAAATAGTGGCCTGTCCATTAACAGTACAATTTCTGTACTAAATAAGTGTAAAGAACAATGTAAAGGGTTACATCAAGGTGTACAAACTGCATACGCCGTCTACATGAAATATTTAGAAGGAATGAAGATAGAAGAGAGTGAAAGAGAAATTACAAGATTGGACAATTCTTTTGTTGATGTCGAACAGAGGGTCCATGAGTATTTgggaacaataaagaaaatcaaatcAGAAAAGATTGACACTATGTCACAGTGTCCCAGTGATTCTTCAACTCATAGTTTAGTGGCTCAGAAAACTGCCCAAGCAAAGGCAGCTAAGGTGCATGTTGAATTTGCTGAAAAAGAGAtagaattaaagaaaaaacaagcaAACATTGATGCCGATTTGGAACTTTTAAAACTGAAACGAGAAGCAGCGGCACTCGCCACAGAGGCAAGTGAACTAACCAATCTGATGTTTGGTTCTCAGCAGGGTTCAGTTACGGATTTTCAAATCAATGAAGAAGATCCTACTTCTAAAGTTCGTAACTATCTCAACAGTCAAATGGGTGATAACATTCTCCATACGTCCAAGAAAGAAACACCGAACACTGAATCTAACGCCACAGCACAGTTTCTCTTAAGGAAGGATCTGATCTTGTCGAGGTTGACCACTTTCAACGACTCCTGTGAGAACTACCAAGCCTGGAAAGCAAGTTTTCAGTCAGTCAGCAATGAGATGGCTGTTAATAGCAGGGAGGAGGttgatttgttaataaaatacttagGTTCTGTTTCCAAGAAACATGCAATAAGCCTTAGAACAGCGTACCTGCACGATTCAGATGAGGCATTAAGTCAAATCTGGCTACGATTAGACGAAAGATTCGGAGCTCCTGAAAGTTTGCTTAATTCCCTGACAAATAGACTGCACTCTTTTCCAAgtttaacaaataaagaaaGAGCCAAGTTGTATGACTTATCAGACCTCTTACAAGAGATCGAAGGACTTATGTCAAACCCAAAGTACGACAAGACCCTGTCTTACTTTGATTCTTCAATTGGAGTCAACCCTGTGGTGAACAAACTTCCTCACAGCTTACAGCAAAAATGGATCACTCACGCATCAACATATAAAGAAAACCATTCTGTACCATTCCCGCCATTTCACTTTTTCGTGAGCTTTGTGAAAAAGTTCAGTGTTATATACAATGACCCGAGTTTCATCTACGAAACCCAGAAGACGAAGGAACCAAGTCAACATAGGACTCGTGATATCCTGTATCAGAGAGCAACAACCAATGGTCGCGTAGCAGCCGCTAAAACAGGAATTCAGGATGATAGTGAATCTAGTGTGTCGCGTGATAAGTGTTTAATGCATAATGGTGCTCCGCATTCTCTTGCAGATTGCAAAAAAATTCAAGTGTATGTCTGAAGAAGAAAAGCAAaagtttctgtttgaaaataaattgtgttatcaGTGTTATTCTGGAGATCATCAGGCCCGTAATTGTAAAGATTCACAGAAGCAGCATGGTGGGGAGAGACAGTATTCATCTGCCGGGAGAAATGACAGACAATCCACAGATCAAAAGCAGAAAGTTGCTAGTAAATGTACTGAAATTTGTGGTGATGATATTGTTGGAAAATCTTGTGCTAAGATAATGCTTGTACATGTTTACACTAAAGATAATCCAGATAATTATGTTCAATGTTATGCTACTGTTGATGAGCAAAGTAATAGGTGTCTAGCAAAACCAGAATTGTTTCAGTTACTTAATATAACTGGAAAATCTGTTGAATATACAATGTCTTCATGTAATGGTATTTCTGTCAAATCTGGTCGAGAATTAGACAATTTGGTTGTTGAATCTATTGACAGAAGTGTACAGTTTGA
The DNA window shown above is from Mya arenaria isolate MELC-2E11 chromosome 6, ASM2691426v1 and carries:
- the LOC128238520 gene encoding uncharacterized protein LOC128238520 is translated as METRSVRRQTPKAMELYEQCSKELFGKYNRSVRALEEYISGNSGLSINSTISVLNKCKEQCKGLHQGVQTAYAVYMKYLEGMKIEESEREITRLDNSFVDVEQRVHEYLGTIKKIKSEKIDTMSQCPSDSSTHSLVAQKTAQAKAAKVHVEFAEKEIELKKKQANIDADLELLKLKREAAALATEASELTNLMFGSQQGSVTDFQINEEDPTSKVRNYLNSQMGDNILHTSKKETPNTESNATAQFLLRKDLILSRLTTFNDSCENYQAWKASFQSVSNEMAVNSREEVDLLIKYLGSVSKKHAISLRTAYLHDSDEALSQIWLRLDERFGAPESLLNSLTNRLHSFPSLTNKERAKLYDLSDLLQEIEGLMSNPKYDKTLSYFDSSIGVNPVVNKLPHSLQQKWITHASTYKENHSVPFPPFHFFVSFVKKFSVIYNDPSFIYETQKTKEPSQHRTRDILYQRATTNGRVAAAKTGIQDDSESSVSRDKCLMHNGAPHSLADCKKIQVYV